TTAAAATGACGCTTTCGTATCCTGGAAGTTATGAACTCCGGAGCAGATGGAGCTCATGAGACGGAGTTTTGAAGGCCAGTCCGACAGGCTCCTAGGGCAGGACGAGATTGGGGATGAACAGGATGACCTGGGGGAAGAAGATGAGCAGTACCAGTACTGCCAGTTCCGCCACCACGAAGGGGGCGATGGACTTCACCAGCTCCTCGAACTTCACCCCCGCTACGCCGGTGGCCACGTAGAGCACCGTGCCCACGGGCGGGGTGATGAGCCCGATACCCAGGTTGACCGACATGAGCACGCCGAAGTAGACCGGGTCGACCCCTACCTGCTGCATCACCGGCAGAAGGATGGGGGCAAGGATCAGCATGGCCGGCGTGAGGTCCATGACGAATCCCACGAAGAAGAGCAGGACGTTGGTCATGAGAAGCACCCCGAGCTGGGAATCGGTGATGGACTGGACCATGGCCGCCAGCTCGAAGGGAACCCTGGCCCTGGTGAGGAGCCACGCCGTGCACATGGCCATGCCGCAAAGGTAGAGGACCGTGGCCGTGGTCTTGCCGGTGGCGAGGAAGATGCCCGGCAGGTCTTTGAAGGAAATCTCCCTGTAGACGAAGAGGCCGAGGATCATGGCCACGAAGGCGGAGACGGCCCCGGCTTCAGTGGCAGTGAAGACGCCGCCCAGGATGCCGCCCACGATGATCACGGGAATGGTAAGGGCCCACCCGGCACTCAGGAGGGTCTGTCCCACCCGCCGGAGGGAGAATGTCCTGTCGGGTGCCGGACGGGCGATCCCCTGCTTTTTCGTGATGAAATAAGTTGTCACCATCAGCGCGAGTCCCACGATGATCCCCGGGATGATCCCTCCGAGGAAGATCCTGGCGATGGAGGTGCTGGTGATGATGCCGAAGAGGATGAAGGGGATGCTTGGCGGGATGATGATGCCGATCACCGCCGCCGAGGCGCAGATGGCTGCCGCCAGGGGACCCGGAAAGCCCTGCTTCTTCATGGGGGGTATGAGGAGCCCCCCGATGGCGGCCGTTTCAGCCACCGCCGAGCCGCAGATGCCGCCGAAGAACATGCTGCTGAGGATGGAGACGTGTCCGAGACCTCCTGTGATGTGCCCCACCAGCGCGTCGGCGAAATCCACCAGTCTCCGGGCGATGCCTCCCCGGTTCATCACCTCGCCCACGAACATGAAGAAGGGAATGGCGAGGAGGGGGAAACTGTCCGCTCCCTGGATGACCTTCGCCGGGAGGGCCATAAGGGGGATGTCCATGACCCAGAGCATCACCAGGTTGGCTATGCCGAGGCAGAAGACGATGGGAACGCCGAAGACGGTGAAGAAGAACAGGATGCCGAGAAAGAGCCAGAGCATGGGCCTACCTCCTTTCCTGAGCGGTGGGCATGGTCCGCAGGCGCCCGATCCACTGCAGGATCTTCAGGACGTTCTGGACGAGCATGAGCGCCCCGGTCAGGGGGACCACTCCGTAGACGAAGGTCATGGGGATGTCCAGGGCGGGGGAGAGGTTCGTGGCTGATACGGCCACATCCCAGCCAAACCACGCGATGACGAAGATGACCGCGCCGATGCAGATCTCACCCAAAAGGCGGATGACGGTCCTCGCCTTTTCGCTCCGGATCCTGTCCACCACGAAGTCCAGCCCGATGTGCTCGTTCAGTCCGTAGGCGTAGGCTGCCCCCAGGAAGGTCACCCAGATGAAGAGGAACCGGGAAAGTTCGTCTGACCATCCCAGGGAGCTGTTCAGGAAGTACCGGGTGAACACGCTTACCCCCACGATGATGAAGAGGGCCACGGTCATCACGGTAAGAGTTGCCTTGTACAGTACGATGCCGAAGTGGAGGAGCCGCTTCATGAAGAGGGACCCCCTTCGGGCTCGTGGATGGGAAGGAGGTCCCCCCCGTTCTGCAGGATGATGACCTTCGCTCCGGGGCCGGTCATGGAGAAGGCGAGGTCCACGGCCTCCTGGGGAGTTGCTGCAGGGGCGAAGCCCAGCTTCCGGGATGTTTCCGGACTGATGCACGGACAGACCATGATTCCCCTGCCCTTGTCCCGGATGATCCGTCCCACGTGGACGATGTGGGCGGCCAGGGTGAGGTCTTCGATTTCGCCCCGGTCCACCATGGCCTTTGCCTCGGCGAAGGGAAGGTAGCCGATGTCCGTCAGCTCGGGATGTCCCTGGGCCACCCCTTCGGGGCAGGGGGTCACCGTCACCAGGACGCCGCCCTTCTTCAGGGGAAGATCTCCTGCGTAGATGCCCTTGGCGGCCTGCCAGAGTTCGCTGTCCGCCGGGAAGGTGTCGGTGATCACGATGTCGGCATACTCCGGGAAGGGAACGCCGAAGATCTCCCGGGACGCCTCGCAGCCCGCCGCGTGGGCCTTTTCCGGGTCACCGCAGACGCATCGGTAGATCCGCTCCTCCCGGTCAAGCACCACGTTCACGATGAAGGAGAGCCCCGCTTTTTTCGCCACGGCGTTCATCTCCCGGCGCACGGGGTTGTCGATGGTCCCCATGATCTCTTCTCCTTCGTAGAGGGCGCTCACCCAGTGGGTCTGGCCGGTGGTGACCACCCCGGAGACTCCGGGCTGCACCATCTTCGCTCCTCCGGAGAAGCCCGCCACCCTGTGGGGGGTTATGTGGCCCAGGGCCACCACGTGGTCGAATTCCAGGAGCAGTTTGTTGACCCACACTTCCGTGCCGTGCTCCGTTGTCCCCAGGTTCGCCAGCCCCTTTTCGTCATGGGCGTCGTGCTGGTAGACCCGGACCCTCTCAAGGAGATCCTTCCCGACCTTGGTCTCCACCTCGGCGTCCGACATGGCCCGATGGGTCCCAAGGGCGATGAGGACCGCGGTGTCCTGCAGGGCCACCCCGCCCGCCGCAAGTTCCTCGAGAACCAGGGGGAGCAGCCGGGCCGTGGGGGTGTTCCGGGTGTTGTCATCGATCAGGATAAGCGCCGAGTTCCCTTTTTTCACCATGTCCCGCAGCCTCGGGGAGCCGATGGGCTCTCCGAGGGCCCGCTTCACTTCTTCCAGGTCGCTCCCGGAGGAAAGGGCCGCCGTCCGGGGGGCGAGCACCGCAAGAAGATTGCCGTCTGGAATGACCGCGTCTCCGAATCCCTCGTAGGGGAAGGATATCCGTGCCATGACGCACCTCCTCGTCAGATTTTTTCGGGGGGAGTGAGGCCGAATTCGGCGGCGAAGTCCTTCAGCATTCCGAAGGTGGCATCGTCCAGGGGCACTCCCGTCTCCAGGGCCTCCTTCCTGCGGAGGGTCTCCTTTTCGCCGTGGACGTATACCCGCTCGTTCCCCTCGGAAGGAGCGGAGGAGCGGAGGGCGTCCAGCATTTCCCCGACCCGCCTGCGGATGTCCTTCTCGTCGCCGAAGAGGTCGAGCCTTGTGGCGGAGAAGAAGTGCCCCACGTTGGCATCCATGGTCTGGAAGACGTCCCGGGTCCAGGGACCTCCCGCCAGGGGGCCGCAGAGCATGTCCACCAGGACGGCGAGGCCGTATCCCTTGTGCCCGCCCATGAGCTCGCCGGCTCCTCCGAGGAAGAGCAGGCCTCCCCACTGTCCCGTGGGGTCCGCCAGAATGGACGTGGCCTCCGACGGATCGGTCACCGTTTCTCCCGACTCGCCCACGAACCAGCCCTCGGGCATCTCGAGATTCCGGCGCTTGTAGACGCCGAGCTTTCCCCGGGGGGCCGTGGTGGTGGCCATGTCGAGCAGCCAGGGAAGTTCGCCGTCGGAGGGGATGCCCACGGCGATGGGGTTGGTGCCGAGCAGGCGCTCCTTTCCCAGGGTGGGAACGGCGCACCGGATGGTGTTGGTGAAGGCGCTGCCCATGAGCCCTTCCTTCACCGCCATTTCGGCCCACAGGCCCGCCATGCCGAAGTGGTTGGAGTTCCGCACCGAGGCGAAGCAGGTCCCGTGGGCCTTCGCCTTTTCAATGGCTTTTTCCATGGTGAACTCCGAAATGTGGGCCCCCACGCCGTAATGGCCGTCCACCACGAGGGAGATGGGGGTTTCGTGGACAATTTCCGGGTCCTCTCCCGGCTTGACATGGCCTCCTTCAAGCTCGTTCCGGTAGACCTTGAGCCGGGTGACGCCGTGGGAGGACACTCCCCGGGCGTCGGCCTCGGCGAGGACCACTGCGGTGATCCTGGCCTTGTGCTCCGGATAGCCGATGTTCACCAGGATGGAAGCTGAAAGATCCACCAGCGCGCTGTACTTCATGCGATCATATGCCACGCAGAATCCCTGCCTTTCGGATTATTTCATCGTCCTCCAAAGGAGCCGGAAAAAGGCCCCCTGTTCCGCTCAGTGAAAAAGCCTTATGGTAACCGGCTTTTCAATTATACTGCCTCCCGCACCTTCTTTGGGAGAAAGGAATGGGAAGGCGGCAAGTGAAATGAATCCTTTTTTTCTTCGTTCCTTTGGCCCAAATCCGCAGGTTCTCCTGGCAGAGGGAGTGTCGCCGGGCATAAGGTGAATTCGACCCGCTAGGGTCGAAGAGATCTCGCTCCGCGCACTTTGCGGAGATATCCCCTGGGGGACAGCGCCCGGGCCGAGAAACCGACATGGATGTCGGTTTCACAAGCAGACAACCGGCGAACGAAGGGAGCCGAGTTGATCGCTTGGGCAGTTGTCAAGGACGACAATCTGCACCGGCGGCCCAAGCGAGCACCGGTGACGCTCCCCGCTGCCTGCGGATTTAGGTTTGGGGAAAGGAAAAGGGTAATGATAAAACCGCTGAATTGGTGTATTGTAGGGTCAAATGAGCTTTCGGAGGATCAGGGAGGTACGTTCCCGCCATGAAGAAAGAATTCGCAAACCTGTACAGCCATGACTTCATCCGCGTGGCGGCCTGCGTTCCCGCCGTCAGGACCGCGGACCCTTCCCGCAACGCCGGGAAGACCATCGGGCTGCTCCGGGAAGCCTCGGACCGCAGGGCGGTGCTCGCGGTCTTCCCGGAGCTGGGGATCTCCGCCTACTCCTGCGGGGATCTCTTCTTCCAGGACGCCCTGCTGCGGTCAGCCCTCAAGGGGCTTGAAGCTGTCCTCGGTGCCTCGGCTTCCCTGGACATGGTCATTGCCGCGGGAGTCCCGCTGAAGATCGGGGACGGTCTTTTCAACTGCGCGGCCGTCCTGTTCCGGGGCCGCATCCTCGGCGTGGCCGTCAAGAGCTTTCTCCCCAACTATCGTGAGTTCTATGAACTGAGGCATTTCAAGCCCGCCTCCGCCCTTCCCTCCGACACCCTGGACCTCCTGGGGCAGAAGGACATCCCGGTGGGAGCGGACCTCATCTTTGAAGCGGAAGGGATTCCCGGCTTCAGGCTTTTCTGCGAAATCTGCGAGGACCTCTGGACTCCCGTTCCGCCCTCCTGCTACGCCGCCCTCTCCGGGGCCACGGTGGCGGTGAACCTGTCCGCCTCGAACGTCACCACCGGAAAGGCGGACTATCGCCGGGCCCTCGTCGCCAATCAGTCGGCCCGGTGCATCGCCGCCTACGTCTACGCCGGGGCGGGACCGGGGGAGTCCACCACCGACCTTGCCTGGGACGGTCATGCCCTGGTGGCGGAGAACGGGGAGATCCTGGCGGAGTCGGAGCGGTTCTCCCGCGAACCGGCCGTGACCCTGGCCGACGTGGATCTTGGCCGCCTTTCCAGCGACCGGGCGACCATCACCACCTTCTCCGATGCCGGGGGAAGGACGGAGCGTCCCTCCTTCCGCAGGATCACCTTTCCCCTCGGCGCACCCTCGGGCATAATTCCCCTGGCCCGTACCGTCCCCCGGTTTCCCTACGTTCCATCCGATCCATCCCTCCGGGAGCGCCGGTGCCGGGAGATTTACAGCATCCAGGTCCAGGGGCTCGCAACCCGGATGGAATCGTCGGGGATACGGAACCTCGTCCTCGGGGTGTCTGGAGGGCTCGACTCCACCCAGGCCCTCATCGTCTGCGCCAGGACCATGGACCTTCTGGGGCTGCCGAGGACGAACATCAAGGCCTATTCCCTTCCCGGCTTCGCCACCTCCGAAAAGACCGCCGCCAGCGCGCGGAAACTCATGGAATCCCTGGGGGTGGAGGCGGGGGAGATCGACATCCGGCCCGGATGCATGCAGATGCTGAAGGACATGGGGCACCCCTTCGCAGAAGGGAAGCCGGTCTATGACGTGGCTTTCGAGAACGTGCAGGCGGGGCAGAGGACGTCGCTCCTCTTCCGGATCGCCAACGCCAGGAGCGCCATGGTGGTGGGCACCGGCGACCTCAGCGAGCTCGCCCTCGGGTGGTGCACCTACGGCGTGGGGGATCACATGTCCCACTACAACGTGAACGCCAGCCTTCCCAAGACCCTCATCCAGTATCTCGTCCGGTGGGCCGCCTCAAGCGGAGTTCTCGGCAAAGAGGTGTCCCCGGTGCTGGAAGCCGTCCTCGGAACGGAGATCAGCCCGGAACTCGTCCCGGGATCGGCGAAGGACGGCCCCTCCCAGAGCACCCAGGCCGTCATCGGGCCTTACGAGCTGCAGGACTTCAACCTCTTCTACATCCTGAGGTACGGCTATCTCCCGTCCAAGGTCGCCTTCCTTGCGGAAGCCGCCTGGCGGGACGCGTCAAAGGGCGTGTGGCCGGACATTCTCCCCGGGCGGCGGACGGAGTACACCCCTGCCGAAATAAAGCACTGGCTTTCCGTCTTTCTCCGCCGGTTTTTCACCATGAGCCAGTACAAGAGGTCCTGCGTTCCCGACGGACCCAAAGTCGGTTCGGGAGGATCCCTTTCTCCCCGGGGCGATTACCGGGCCCCGAGCGACGGGAGTTCCGCCCCGTGGGAGGAGGACCTGGAGAACATCCCCGGCGGAGAGCGCTGAAAGCCGGTGGACGGAGGTAAACGGCCGTGACAGGGACAGAAGGTTCAGCGGCAGGAAGCGGCTGCAGGGAAGGAGGTACCGTGTCCCGGGCTTCCTTTCTGAAGGATGTCTTTCTCTGTTCTCTGGGAGCCTACGGGGGGCCGGAGGCCCACATGGGGGTCTTTCTCGACCAGATGGTGGTGAAGCGCCGCTACCTGGACGAAGAGGAACTGATCGAGCTTATCGCTCTCTGCAGTCTTCTTCCGGGGCCCACCAGCACCCAGACCATTGTCGCCATCGGGCACAAAACGGGTGGGCCGCTGCTGGGCCTGCTCACCATGATAGTCTGGGCATGCCCCGTTCTCCTGGTCATGACCGCCCTCTCCTTCCTCTACCAGTTCCTGGACATGCTGGACATCTCCCGGTCGGTCCTCCGGTACGTAGGTCCCATGGCCGCCGGCTTCATCGCCGTGGCGGCCTTCCGCATCGGGCGGAAAGTGGTCACGGACAGGGTCACGGCCCTCCTGCTTCTTTTCGGCGCCGGAGTGACTTTCTTTTTCCGGAATCCCTGGGTTTTCCCGGCGGTGCTTCTTTCGGGGGGAGCGGTCATGCTTCTCCTCCGCGGGGAGCAGGGAATGTGGCACCGGGCGGAGGCTTCTCCTCCCTGGCGCTATCTCGTCCTCTTTCTTCTTTTTGCCGCCGGGGGAGCGGTGATGCGGGAAGGAGGCTTTCTTCCCGCGGAGCTCTTCGAGCGGTTCTATCGCTACGGGTACCTTGTGTTCGGAGGGGGGCAGGTGGTGGTGCCCCTTATGTTCAGCGAGCTGGTGGAGGCCCGCTCGTTTCTGACGGGGCAGGAATTTCTCACCGGGTACGGCCTTGTTCAGGGTCTCCCCGGTCCCATGTTCAGCTTTGCGGCCTATGCGGCGGGGATGGCCGCCCGGGAAGGGAGCATTCCCTTCCAGGCCCTGACCGCCATCGCGGGGGGCGTCGGAATATTTCTCCCCGGCCTGCTGCTCATCTACTTCGTCTACCCTGTATGGAACTCCGTCCGGGAAATCCGGGCGATCCGAATCTCACTCCGGGGGATCAACGCCGCCGCCGGAGGAATGATTGCCGCATCCGCAGCGCTTATGATGGGAGCCGCCGGCTTCAGTGGCGAAAACCTCGCCGTCTTCGGGGCCACGGCGGCTCTCCTGGTTTCGGGAAAAATTCCGGCTCCCCTGATCGTGGCCGCCTCCCTGGCCGCCGGGGCTCTCATCTGAACAAGCGGAAGGCGTGCCAAATAAGACCGGGGGGCAGAGCCCCCCGGTCTTATTTCTATCCGTTTCCCGCCGTGGCGTCGAACCGCTCCCTGAGGTCCCGGTAGAGGGCCTGGAACTGAACGTATCCCCGGTCGTAGGCTTCCTTTTCCGCAAAGTCCGGTTCCACCGTTTCCAGGATCCGGGTCCATTCCCTCACATCGTCCAGGGAAAGGCCGCCGCCGAGGGCGGCAAGCATGGCCGCCCCGTAGGCTCCTCCTTCCTCCGTTTCAGCCACGGAGACGGGAAAGCCCATCATTGAGGCGGTCATTCTGCGCCAGACGGCGCTTTTCGCCCCACCTCCCGCCATGACGACCCGCTTCACCGGGGTGGCGGCCCGGACCAGCTCGAAGGAATCCCGCAGGCCGTAGGTGATTCCCTCCATGACCGCCCGGAAGACATGGCGCCTGTCGCTCATGGAGGACAGGCCGTAGAGCACTCCCCGGGCGTTGGGGTTTCTGTGGGGAGTGCGCTCCCCGTTAAGGTAGGGAAGCCAGAGCATGCCCCCGGCACCGGGGGGTGTCTCTTCGACCGCCTTCCCGATGCCGTCCCAGGTGAGGTCCCTTCCCATGGCGTCCCGGAACCAGTTCAGGGACGCTGCGGCGGCGAGCATGCACCCCATGTAGTAGGACTGGCCGGGAAGGACGGAATTGAAGAAATGGAGCCGCCCGGTGGGGTCGGGGGCGGTGGACTCGGTGACGGCGAGGACCGTCCCGGAGGTGCCGATGGAGATCATGCAGTCTCCCGGAGAGGCAACCCCGAGGCCAAAGGCGGATACGGCGTTGTCCGCCCCGCCGCAGACCACCTTCGTCTCTCCCCAGCCGAGACGCCGCGCCAGCTCGGGCCTGAGGGTTCCCCGGATTTCCGCCGATCCCTTCACGGGGGGGAGCCATCCTTCGTCCACGCCCAGGGCGGAGAGGAGATCACTCCGCCATTTCCGGGCGGAAACGTCCCAGCAGGAGCTTCCCGAGGCGTCGGACCACTCCGTGGCCCGTTCGCCCGTGAGGCGCCAGCCGATGTAGTCCTTGGCGATGTAGCAGGTGGCGATGTTACGGTAGACCTCCGGCTCGTGCTTCCTTATCCAGAGGATTTTCGGCAGGGTAAAGCCGGGATAGATGAGGTTTCCGGTCATTTCCACCACCCGGGATTCCCCGCCGAGAAGGGTCTCTGCCCCGGCGCACTCCGAGGCGGTGCGCTGGTCGCACCAGAGAATCGCCTTCCGCAGCACCTTTCCTTCCCGGTCCACCGGCACGAGGGTGTGCATCTGCCCGGAAAGGCCGATCCCCCTCACCCGGACATTCCCTGGCACGGAAGAGAGCAGCTCCGTCACTCCCGTCCACCAGTCCTCCGGGTCCTGCTCGGCCCAGCCGTGTCCGGGGGTGGAAATTCCGAGGGGGCGGGAGCGGCTTTCCACCACTTTCCCCTCCCCGTCGGTCAGGATCATCTTGATGCTGGTGGTGCCGATGTCCAGACCGAGATAGACGTCCATAAATCCCGCCCTCCCTTCAGGGTTCCAGCCGGGGCATCCCGAAGA
Above is a genomic segment from Aminivibrio pyruvatiphilus containing:
- a CDS encoding TRAP transporter large permease, translating into MLWLFLGILFFFTVFGVPIVFCLGIANLVMLWVMDIPLMALPAKVIQGADSFPLLAIPFFMFVGEVMNRGGIARRLVDFADALVGHITGGLGHVSILSSMFFGGICGSAVAETAAIGGLLIPPMKKQGFPGPLAAAICASAAVIGIIIPPSIPFILFGIITSTSIARIFLGGIIPGIIVGLALMVTTYFITKKQGIARPAPDRTFSLRRVGQTLLSAGWALTIPVIIVGGILGGVFTATEAGAVSAFVAMILGLFVYREISFKDLPGIFLATGKTTATVLYLCGMAMCTAWLLTRARVPFELAAMVQSITDSQLGVLLMTNVLLFFVGFVMDLTPAMLILAPILLPVMQQVGVDPVYFGVLMSVNLGIGLITPPVGTVLYVATGVAGVKFEELVKSIAPFVVAELAVLVLLIFFPQVILFIPNLVLP
- a CDS encoding NAD(+) synthase, which produces MKKEFANLYSHDFIRVAACVPAVRTADPSRNAGKTIGLLREASDRRAVLAVFPELGISAYSCGDLFFQDALLRSALKGLEAVLGASASLDMVIAAGVPLKIGDGLFNCAAVLFRGRILGVAVKSFLPNYREFYELRHFKPASALPSDTLDLLGQKDIPVGADLIFEAEGIPGFRLFCEICEDLWTPVPPSCYAALSGATVAVNLSASNVTTGKADYRRALVANQSARCIAAYVYAGAGPGESTTDLAWDGHALVAENGEILAESERFSREPAVTLADVDLGRLSSDRATITTFSDAGGRTERPSFRRITFPLGAPSGIIPLARTVPRFPYVPSDPSLRERRCREIYSIQVQGLATRMESSGIRNLVLGVSGGLDSTQALIVCARTMDLLGLPRTNIKAYSLPGFATSEKTAASARKLMESLGVEAGEIDIRPGCMQMLKDMGHPFAEGKPVYDVAFENVQAGQRTSLLFRIANARSAMVVGTGDLSELALGWCTYGVGDHMSHYNVNASLPKTLIQYLVRWAASSGVLGKEVSPVLEAVLGTEISPELVPGSAKDGPSQSTQAVIGPYELQDFNLFYILRYGYLPSKVAFLAEAAWRDASKGVWPDILPGRRTEYTPAEIKHWLSVFLRRFFTMSQYKRSCVPDGPKVGSGGSLSPRGDYRAPSDGSSAPWEEDLENIPGGER
- a CDS encoding Ldh family oxidoreductase, producing the protein MAYDRMKYSALVDLSASILVNIGYPEHKARITAVVLAEADARGVSSHGVTRLKVYRNELEGGHVKPGEDPEIVHETPISLVVDGHYGVGAHISEFTMEKAIEKAKAHGTCFASVRNSNHFGMAGLWAEMAVKEGLMGSAFTNTIRCAVPTLGKERLLGTNPIAVGIPSDGELPWLLDMATTTAPRGKLGVYKRRNLEMPEGWFVGESGETVTDPSEATSILADPTGQWGGLLFLGGAGELMGGHKGYGLAVLVDMLCGPLAGGPWTRDVFQTMDANVGHFFSATRLDLFGDEKDIRRRVGEMLDALRSSAPSEGNERVYVHGEKETLRRKEALETGVPLDDATFGMLKDFAAEFGLTPPEKI
- the larA gene encoding nickel-dependent lactate racemase, which encodes MARISFPYEGFGDAVIPDGNLLAVLAPRTAALSSGSDLEEVKRALGEPIGSPRLRDMVKKGNSALILIDDNTRNTPTARLLPLVLEELAAGGVALQDTAVLIALGTHRAMSDAEVETKVGKDLLERVRVYQHDAHDEKGLANLGTTEHGTEVWVNKLLLEFDHVVALGHITPHRVAGFSGGAKMVQPGVSGVVTTGQTHWVSALYEGEEIMGTIDNPVRREMNAVAKKAGLSFIVNVVLDREERIYRCVCGDPEKAHAAGCEASREIFGVPFPEYADIVITDTFPADSELWQAAKGIYAGDLPLKKGGVLVTVTPCPEGVAQGHPELTDIGYLPFAEAKAMVDRGEIEDLTLAAHIVHVGRIIRDKGRGIMVCPCISPETSRKLGFAPAATPQEAVDLAFSMTGPGAKVIILQNGGDLLPIHEPEGGPSS
- the chrA gene encoding chromate efflux transporter; translation: MTGTEGSAAGSGCREGGTVSRASFLKDVFLCSLGAYGGPEAHMGVFLDQMVVKRRYLDEEELIELIALCSLLPGPTSTQTIVAIGHKTGGPLLGLLTMIVWACPVLLVMTALSFLYQFLDMLDISRSVLRYVGPMAAGFIAVAAFRIGRKVVTDRVTALLLLFGAGVTFFFRNPWVFPAVLLSGGAVMLLLRGEQGMWHRAEASPPWRYLVLFLLFAAGGAVMREGGFLPAELFERFYRYGYLVFGGGQVVVPLMFSELVEARSFLTGQEFLTGYGLVQGLPGPMFSFAAYAAGMAAREGSIPFQALTAIAGGVGIFLPGLLLIYFVYPVWNSVREIRAIRISLRGINAAAGGMIAASAALMMGAAGFSGENLAVFGATAALLVSGKIPAPLIVAASLAAGALI
- the xylB gene encoding xylulokinase, producing the protein MDVYLGLDIGTTSIKMILTDGEGKVVESRSRPLGISTPGHGWAEQDPEDWWTGVTELLSSVPGNVRVRGIGLSGQMHTLVPVDREGKVLRKAILWCDQRTASECAGAETLLGGESRVVEMTGNLIYPGFTLPKILWIRKHEPEVYRNIATCYIAKDYIGWRLTGERATEWSDASGSSCWDVSARKWRSDLLSALGVDEGWLPPVKGSAEIRGTLRPELARRLGWGETKVVCGGADNAVSAFGLGVASPGDCMISIGTSGTVLAVTESTAPDPTGRLHFFNSVLPGQSYYMGCMLAAAASLNWFRDAMGRDLTWDGIGKAVEETPPGAGGMLWLPYLNGERTPHRNPNARGVLYGLSSMSDRRHVFRAVMEGITYGLRDSFELVRAATPVKRVVMAGGGAKSAVWRRMTASMMGFPVSVAETEEGGAYGAAMLAALGGGLSLDDVREWTRILETVEPDFAEKEAYDRGYVQFQALYRDLRERFDATAGNG
- a CDS encoding TRAP transporter small permease, producing the protein MKRLLHFGIVLYKATLTVMTVALFIIVGVSVFTRYFLNSSLGWSDELSRFLFIWVTFLGAAYAYGLNEHIGLDFVVDRIRSEKARTVIRLLGEICIGAVIFVIAWFGWDVAVSATNLSPALDIPMTFVYGVVPLTGALMLVQNVLKILQWIGRLRTMPTAQERR